From Balneola sp. MJW-20:
GATTGCTCACCCAGAAAGATGCGACAAAACCTTTAAGAAAATCGAGGGCAAATACTACCGCACCTGCTTTCCAGCCAAGCACCCGGAATGTATTTGTGGTTCCGGCATTTCCGGAGCCATGCTCTCTGATATCGATCCCTTTATACAGTTTCCCAACCCATAAAGAAGAAGGAATAGACCCTAACAGGTAACTTATAGCCAGTACCAGCAGTAGTGATAGCATAATTTACTTGATGAAATTTAAAACCGACCTGAATCCTGGATCAGACGTGACGCTCAGCATGATAAGAGGATCTAACCAAAGGACCGCTTTCTACATGTTCGATGCCCAGTTTTTCACCGATCTCTTTGTACTCAGCAAACTGATCCGGATGTACCCAATCCAATACCGGATGGTGCATCTTTGTAGGCTGCATGTACTGCCCGATGGTCAGTACATCTACACCGTGATCCACACAGTCCTGCATTAATTCAATAACTTCTTCTCTTTCCTCACCTAAACCAACCATGATCCCGGTCTTGGTACGGATCCCGGCATTCTTCGTTCTCTGAAGCAGTTCCAATGAGCGCTCGTAACGTGCCTGCGGACGTACTCTGCGGTATTTTGAAGGCACCGTCTCTAGGTTGTGACTCAAAACATCGGGTGGGGTATCGATTACGATCTGCAGGGCATCCCAGACTCCCCTGAAATCAGGGATCAGAGATTCAATCGTTACACCGTCAATGGTCTCGCGGAGAACTTTATGGCATTCTGCGAAGATCGGAGCTCCGCCATCTTTTCTTTCATCACGGTTTACCGAGGTAAGTACAACGTGTTTTAATTTCATTTTGGCAGCAGCATCAGCAACTCTTCTTGGCTCATCCCAGTCCAAATCTTTTGGCGGGCGCCCCGTTTTAACAGCACAGAAAGAACAGGAACGAGTACAAACATCACCCAGGATCATAAAGGTAGCTGTACCAGCACCCCAGCATTCACCCATGTTCGGACAGCGTGCTTCCGAACAAACCGTATGAAGGTTGTGTTCATTAATAGTATCAGCTACTTCCTTAAAGCGTTCTCCTGAAGGAAGCTTCACCCGCAACCAGTCTGGTCTGCGCTTCGCTGATGGCTTATCGACTACCTGTAATTCTTTGATCATTTAATTCCTCTCAATAAATACCATGTCCCTGTTGACAATTTGCCGTCAAAAGGACACCTAAGTTACAAAATATTATGCCTGATTTCTTCCTCTCCGCCAGCCGGCTCAATCTTAACCCCGAAAACGTCTTCAAAGTGCTTTTGAATACGTTTTTTTACTTCTTCAGGGTCTATTTTATGGCCTGTCAGCTTCTCTAAACTGGTCACTGCCTTATCATCTATCCCACAGGGGACGATATTTCCAAAATAATCCAGGTTCGTATTAACATTAAATG
This genomic window contains:
- the lipA gene encoding lipoyl synthase, which codes for MIKELQVVDKPSAKRRPDWLRVKLPSGERFKEVADTINEHNLHTVCSEARCPNMGECWGAGTATFMILGDVCTRSCSFCAVKTGRPPKDLDWDEPRRVADAAAKMKLKHVVLTSVNRDERKDGGAPIFAECHKVLRETIDGVTIESLIPDFRGVWDALQIVIDTPPDVLSHNLETVPSKYRRVRPQARYERSLELLQRTKNAGIRTKTGIMVGLGEEREEVIELMQDCVDHGVDVLTIGQYMQPTKMHHPVLDWVHPDQFAEYKEIGEKLGIEHVESGPLVRSSYHAERHV